The following coding sequences lie in one Pseudomonas sp. B33.4 genomic window:
- a CDS encoding sulfite exporter TauE/SafE family protein, whose translation MMEFLLYLLFGAALGTLGGIFGIGGGLIAIPLLGVWFGLDQQIAQGTALVMVVPNVMLALWRYHQRNRIELRHALPLAVMGFCFAWIGSIWAVGIDAQTMRIGFVAFLVVLSAYNLLKMFGKQPAATSEMRYSWPWLGVLGAASGTMGGLFGVGGAVVATPVLTSLFGTTQVVAQGLSLALALPSTGVTLVTYAVHHEVDWMIGLPLAIGGLASISWGVKVAHAMPEKLLRGLFCGFLVLCAVMLAFKV comes from the coding sequence GTGATGGAGTTTTTGTTGTACCTGTTGTTCGGCGCCGCCCTTGGCACACTGGGCGGCATTTTCGGCATCGGCGGCGGCTTGATCGCCATTCCGTTGCTCGGCGTGTGGTTTGGCCTTGATCAGCAGATCGCCCAAGGCACGGCGCTGGTCATGGTGGTGCCGAACGTAATGCTGGCGCTGTGGCGATATCACCAGCGCAATCGCATCGAGCTACGGCATGCGCTGCCCTTGGCGGTGATGGGTTTCTGCTTTGCGTGGATCGGTTCGATCTGGGCGGTGGGCATTGATGCGCAAACCATGCGCATCGGTTTTGTCGCATTTCTGGTGGTGCTCTCGGCCTACAACCTGTTGAAGATGTTCGGCAAGCAACCCGCTGCGACTTCCGAAATGCGCTATTCCTGGCCTTGGCTCGGCGTACTCGGCGCGGCGTCCGGGACTATGGGTGGCTTGTTCGGTGTCGGCGGGGCGGTGGTGGCAACGCCGGTGCTGACGAGCCTGTTCGGCACCACGCAAGTGGTTGCTCAAGGTTTGTCGCTGGCGCTGGCCTTGCCAAGCACCGGCGTGACTCTGGTGACTTACGCGGTACACCACGAAGTCGACTGGATGATCGGTCTGCCACTGGCGATCGGCGGTCTGGCAAGCATCAGTTGGGGGGTGAAAGTCGCCCACGCCATGCCGGAAAAACTCCTGCGTGGGCTGTTCTGCGGTTTTCTGGTGCTGTGTGCGGTGATGCTCGCGTTTAAAGTTTGA
- a CDS encoding LysR family transcriptional regulator, whose product MNPNQLTDQLGLFLDVLESGSFSAASRRHPLTPSAVARRIDSLESAVGSQLFVRSTHAVRATPAGLAFAERARRIVAELQLARAEAVSLSSAPEGLIRIDAPAAFGRRHLAPVIADFLVLYPGLDVQLHLIDSFVDMGGSNLGKVDLVLRAGQMADTRLVATPLASMVRIACASPDYLKRRGVPGSPAQLSEHDGLDWDGLAPPFAWRFEQDGQMQLHRPARIRMSANNAEALVCGALAGLGIAHLPTWLASEYLLRGELLPLFCENGLPSPESTGIYALRMEQQTNSRSRLLLEYLKTRFSPVPPWDLALQRDLGRH is encoded by the coding sequence ATGAATCCCAATCAATTGACCGACCAACTCGGGCTGTTTCTCGATGTACTGGAGAGTGGCAGTTTTTCCGCCGCTTCGCGTCGTCATCCACTGACACCTTCGGCCGTCGCCCGACGGATCGACAGCCTGGAAAGCGCCGTTGGCAGCCAGTTGTTCGTCCGCAGCACTCACGCTGTGCGCGCAACCCCAGCGGGTCTGGCGTTTGCCGAACGCGCGCGCCGGATTGTTGCCGAGTTGCAACTGGCCCGCGCGGAAGCGGTGTCCCTGAGCAGTGCGCCCGAGGGTTTGATCCGCATCGATGCGCCGGCCGCTTTCGGGCGCCGGCATCTGGCACCCGTGATCGCAGACTTTCTCGTTCTGTATCCGGGCCTGGATGTGCAACTGCACCTGATCGACAGCTTCGTCGACATGGGAGGTTCGAACCTGGGCAAAGTCGATCTGGTGCTGCGCGCCGGACAAATGGCTGATACCCGATTGGTGGCCACACCATTGGCGAGCATGGTGCGTATTGCCTGCGCCAGTCCGGACTACCTCAAGCGCCGTGGCGTGCCTGGCAGTCCGGCGCAACTGAGCGAGCATGACGGCCTCGACTGGGACGGCCTCGCACCGCCGTTCGCCTGGCGCTTCGAGCAGGACGGCCAGATGCAATTGCACCGCCCGGCGCGCATCCGCATGAGCGCCAACAATGCCGAGGCGCTGGTCTGCGGTGCCTTGGCTGGCTTGGGCATCGCGCATCTGCCGACATGGCTGGCCAGCGAATACCTGCTGCGTGGCGAACTGCTGCCGTTGTTCTGCGAAAACGGCCTGCCAAGCCCGGAGTCCACCGGCATTTACGCCTTGCGCATGGAACAACAAACCAATTCGCGCAGCCGCTTGTTGCTCGAATATCTCAAGACCCGCTTCAGTCCGGTGCCACCGTGGGATCTGGCGCTACAGCGAGATCTGGGTCGGCACTAG
- a CDS encoding MarR family transcriptional regulator: MTSECDTCDDLLLDNQACFALHSTSLMMTKVYKPLLQALNLTYPQYLAMMVLWEKDGLTVGEISSRLLTDPGSLTPLLKRLEGEGLLSRTRSREDERVVIVELTEQGRALRDKAQTIPQCILGASGFTLERLQKLQSELQALRSHLQNSLS; this comes from the coding sequence ATGACTTCCGAATGCGACACCTGCGACGACCTGCTGCTGGATAACCAGGCGTGCTTCGCCCTGCATTCCACTTCACTGATGATGACCAAGGTCTACAAACCTCTGCTGCAAGCCTTGAATCTGACCTATCCGCAGTACCTGGCGATGATGGTGTTGTGGGAGAAGGACGGTTTGACCGTCGGAGAAATCAGCTCGCGGTTGCTGACCGATCCCGGCTCGCTGACTCCGCTGCTCAAACGCCTCGAAGGCGAAGGGTTGCTCAGCCGCACACGCAGTCGTGAGGATGAGCGGGTGGTGATTGTTGAACTGACCGAACAGGGCCGTGCGCTACGTGACAAAGCGCAGACCATTCCGCAATGCATCCTCGGCGCCAGCGGCTTCACCCTGGAACGCCTGCAAAAGCTGCAATCAGAGTTGCAGGCGCTGCGCAGCCATCTGCAGAACAGCCTGAGCTAA
- a CDS encoding organic hydroperoxide resistance protein, translating into MQTLYTAIATSTGGRDGRAISSDNILDVKLATPKELGGAGGAATNPEQLFAAGYSACFIGALKFVASQTKRKIPDDASITAHVGIGQIPGGFGLDIDLHISLPGLEQADAQSLVEAAHQVCPYSNATRGNVDVRLHTSV; encoded by the coding sequence ATGCAAACTCTCTACACCGCAATCGCAACCTCCACCGGCGGCCGTGATGGTCGTGCGATCTCCAGCGACAACATCCTCGACGTCAAACTCGCTACGCCGAAAGAACTCGGCGGTGCCGGCGGCGCGGCGACCAACCCTGAGCAGTTGTTCGCTGCCGGCTACTCGGCCTGCTTCATCGGCGCACTGAAATTCGTCGCCAGCCAGACCAAACGCAAAATCCCTGACGACGCCTCGATCACCGCCCACGTCGGTATCGGCCAGATCCCCGGCGGTTTCGGTCTGGACATCGACCTGCACATCAGCCTGCCGGGCCTGGAACAAGCCGATGCACAATCGCTGGTCGAAGCGGCTCACCAGGTCTGCCCGTACTCCAATGCAACCCGTGGCAATGTTGATGTGCGTCTGCACACCTCCGTCTGA
- a CDS encoding elongation factor P, with protein sequence MKTGKELKPGTVIRLENDPWLVQKAEFTKSGRNSAIMKTKLKNLLTGYKTEIVYSADDKLDDVILDRKEATLSFISGDTYTFMDTTDYTMYELNAEDIEAVLPFVEEGMTDVCEAIFFEERLVSVELPTTIVRVVDYTEGSARGDTSGKVMKPAKLANGTELQVADFIEIGDKIEIDTREGGSYKGRAK encoded by the coding sequence ATGAAAACTGGTAAAGAACTGAAACCCGGTACCGTGATCCGTCTCGAGAACGATCCTTGGCTGGTTCAGAAAGCTGAATTCACCAAGTCGGGCCGTAACAGCGCGATCATGAAGACCAAGCTGAAAAACCTGCTGACCGGTTACAAGACCGAGATCGTTTACAGCGCTGACGACAAACTGGACGACGTAATCCTCGACCGCAAAGAAGCGACCCTGTCCTTCATCAGCGGCGACACCTACACGTTCATGGACACCACTGACTACACCATGTACGAGCTGAACGCTGAAGACATCGAAGCCGTTCTGCCTTTCGTTGAAGAAGGCATGACCGATGTTTGCGAAGCGATCTTCTTCGAAGAGCGTCTGGTTTCCGTAGAGCTGCCGACCACCATCGTGCGCGTAGTTGACTACACCGAAGGTTCGGCTCGTGGCGACACTTCCGGCAAAGTCATGAAGCCAGCCAAGCTGGCCAACGGTACTGAGCTGCAAGTTGCTGACTTCATCGAAATCGGTGACAAGATCGAAATCGACACCCGCGAAGGCGGTTCCTACAAAGGCCGTGCGAAATAA
- the earP gene encoding elongation factor P maturation arginine rhamnosyltransferase EarP, with product MPQLKTRWDIFCTVVDNFGDIGVTWRLARQLAAEHGLAVRLWVDDLRAFERICPEIDSNAAQQCQQAVEVRHWPVEWSHTDAADVVIAAFACQLPTDYMEAMAAREQPPLWMNLDYLSAEDWVIGCHGLPSVKYKNVQKIFFFPGFQPGTGGLLRERGLLEQRRQFQQDAEAQQRFLQGLGVDRAADAQLISLFAYENAGLASWLDVLAADAAPTHLLVPEGRILGDVARWLGVETLAVGAIHERQSLTVQVLPFVRQDQYDHLLWCCDFNAVRGEDSFVRAQWAGRPMLWHIYQQDEDIHLDKLDAFLALYTKSLSPAAAEAMNGLWRAWSAGQPIGEHWLAARNHWPELQENAEAWCLEQGLQADLAAALVQFYLNWI from the coding sequence ATGCCGCAATTGAAAACCCGGTGGGATATTTTCTGCACCGTCGTCGACAACTTTGGTGACATCGGTGTGACCTGGCGCCTGGCCCGGCAACTGGCGGCCGAACATGGTCTGGCAGTGCGCCTGTGGGTCGATGATCTGCGCGCATTCGAGCGTATTTGCCCCGAGATCGATAGCAACGCGGCACAGCAATGCCAGCAGGCTGTCGAAGTGCGCCACTGGCCGGTCGAGTGGTCGCACACCGACGCCGCCGATGTGGTGATCGCCGCGTTTGCCTGTCAGTTGCCCACAGATTATATGGAGGCGATGGCCGCGCGCGAACAGCCGCCGCTGTGGATGAACCTCGACTATCTCAGCGCTGAAGACTGGGTGATTGGCTGTCACGGGTTGCCGTCGGTCAAATACAAAAACGTGCAGAAAATCTTCTTCTTTCCAGGCTTTCAGCCGGGTACTGGCGGGCTGTTGCGTGAGCGCGGATTACTCGAGCAGCGTCGACAGTTTCAGCAGGATGCCGAGGCTCAGCAGCGGTTTCTGCAAGGTCTGGGGGTCGATCGTGCAGCGGATGCGCAGCTGATTTCGCTGTTTGCCTACGAAAATGCCGGGCTGGCGAGTTGGCTTGATGTGCTGGCGGCCGATGCAGCGCCGACCCATCTGCTGGTGCCGGAAGGGCGGATTCTTGGCGATGTCGCACGCTGGCTCGGCGTGGAGACACTGGCGGTCGGCGCGATACATGAACGCCAGTCGCTGACCGTGCAGGTATTGCCGTTCGTCCGTCAGGATCAATATGACCACTTGCTCTGGTGCTGTGATTTCAATGCCGTGCGCGGTGAAGACTCGTTCGTTCGCGCGCAATGGGCTGGGCGGCCGATGCTGTGGCACATCTATCAGCAGGACGAAGATATTCATCTGGACAAGCTCGACGCCTTCCTTGCGCTCTACACGAAAAGCCTGTCGCCGGCTGCTGCCGAGGCGATGAACGGTCTCTGGCGGGCCTGGAGTGCCGGTCAGCCCATCGGCGAACACTGGCTCGCGGCCCGCAATCATTGGCCAGAACTGCAGGAAAACGCCGAAGCGTGGTGTCTGGAACAAGGCTTGCAGGCCGATCTTGCCGCAGCGCTGGTACAGTTTTACCTAAATTGGATATGA
- a CDS encoding transcription elongation factor GreAB, with the protein MNKHTVHQLILDKLRIDLDIAERAAQTAYETATHEENIAENKYDTLGLEASYLAAGQAKRVEEIRQSLALCQNLTLRAYDENRGIEVGALLGLEDEKGREQWLFLAPDAAGLKVDVVGQPITVITPRSPLGKGLLGKCEGDEVEILVAGTRQQFAVTEVL; encoded by the coding sequence ATGAATAAACACACGGTTCACCAACTGATTCTCGACAAATTGCGTATCGACCTCGACATTGCCGAACGCGCTGCGCAAACCGCTTACGAAACCGCGACCCACGAAGAAAACATCGCCGAAAACAAGTACGACACGCTGGGTCTGGAAGCGTCGTATCTGGCAGCGGGTCAGGCAAAAAGGGTCGAGGAAATCCGTCAGTCACTGGCGCTGTGCCAGAATCTGACGCTGCGGGCCTATGACGAGAATCGCGGTATCGAAGTCGGCGCCCTGCTCGGCCTGGAAGACGAAAAGGGACGTGAGCAATGGCTGTTTCTGGCGCCGGATGCGGCAGGCCTGAAAGTCGATGTGGTCGGTCAGCCGATTACCGTCATCACCCCGCGCTCGCCGCTGGGCAAAGGTCTGCTGGGCAAGTGCGAAGGCGATGAGGTGGAGATTCTGGTGGCGGGCACCCGGCAACAGTTCGCTGTCACCGAGGTGCTCTGA
- the cysB gene encoding HTH-type transcriptional regulator CysB: MKLQQLRYIWEVAHHDLNVSATAQSLYTSQPGISKQIRLLEDELGVEVFARSGKHLTRVTPAGERIITTAGEILRKVESIKQIAQEFSNEKKGTLSIATTHTQARYALPPVISNFIKQYPDVALHMHQGSPMQIAEMAADGTVDFAIATEALELFGDLVMMPCYRWNRCVVVPQGHPLTKLPKLTLEALAEYPIVTYVFGFTGRSKLDEAFSHRGLTPKVVFTAADADVIKTYVRLGLGVGIVAKMAVDTKLDSDLVVLDASELFESSVTKIGFRRGTFLRGFMCDFIEKFAPHLTREVMAKAIQCHNKQELEELFDGVELPVH; this comes from the coding sequence ATGAAGCTTCAACAATTGCGCTACATCTGGGAAGTGGCGCACCACGACCTCAACGTTTCCGCTACAGCCCAAAGCCTTTACACCTCGCAACCGGGCATCAGTAAGCAAATCCGTCTGCTGGAAGACGAACTCGGCGTTGAAGTGTTTGCCCGCAGCGGCAAGCACCTGACCCGCGTCACCCCGGCCGGCGAGCGCATCATCACCACCGCCGGTGAGATCCTGCGCAAGGTCGAAAGCATCAAGCAGATCGCCCAGGAATTCTCCAACGAGAAAAAAGGCACCCTGTCGATCGCCACCACGCACACCCAGGCACGTTATGCACTGCCGCCGGTGATCAGCAATTTCATCAAGCAATACCCCGATGTTGCGCTGCACATGCACCAGGGCTCGCCGATGCAGATCGCCGAAATGGCCGCTGACGGCACCGTCGATTTCGCCATTGCCACCGAAGCGCTGGAGCTGTTCGGCGATCTGGTGATGATGCCGTGCTACCGCTGGAACCGCTGCGTGGTCGTGCCGCAGGGCCACCCGCTGACCAAGCTGCCGAAGCTGACCCTCGAAGCCCTGGCCGAATACCCGATCGTGACTTACGTGTTCGGTTTCACCGGCCGTTCGAAACTCGACGAAGCGTTCAGCCATCGCGGCCTGACGCCGAAAGTGGTGTTCACCGCCGCCGACGCCGACGTGATCAAAACCTATGTGCGACTGGGTCTGGGCGTGGGCATCGTCGCTAAAATGGCGGTCGACACCAAACTCGACAGCGATCTGGTGGTGCTGGATGCCAGCGAACTGTTCGAGTCGAGCGTGACCAAGATCGGTTTCCGTCGCGGCACCTTCCTGCGTGGTTTCATGTGCGACTTCATCGAGAAGTTCGCCCCGCACCTGACCCGCGAAGTGATGGCCAAAGCCATCCAGTGCCACAACAAGCAGGAACTGGAAGAACTGTTCGACGGCGTCGAACTGCCGGTTCACTGA
- a CDS encoding universal stress protein, translating into MIRSMLYATDLGLYAPLVMQHALALARTFNADLYVVHAVEPMGLFAESVLQSYLDEQALNEFHSQGLKTVIANIEQRVLDSFREELGDEGEQDLQRIRAVRVLQGDPSQVILDQVQKLSVDLLIVGSHSHGVGAETPLGRTAARLLQLAKVPVYMVPLVERRRRGDR; encoded by the coding sequence ATGATTCGTTCGATGCTGTATGCCACTGACCTCGGTCTGTACGCACCGTTAGTGATGCAGCATGCCCTGGCGCTGGCGCGGACGTTCAATGCCGATCTGTACGTGGTGCACGCGGTGGAGCCGATGGGGCTGTTTGCCGAATCGGTGTTGCAGAGTTACCTCGACGAACAGGCATTGAACGAATTTCACAGTCAAGGTCTGAAAACTGTCATTGCCAATATCGAGCAGCGGGTGCTGGACAGCTTTCGCGAAGAACTCGGCGATGAAGGCGAGCAGGATCTGCAGCGCATCCGCGCCGTGCGTGTGCTGCAGGGTGATCCGTCGCAGGTGATTCTCGACCAGGTGCAGAAGCTCTCTGTCGATCTGCTGATCGTAGGCAGTCACAGCCACGGCGTGGGTGCGGAAACGCCGTTGGGGCGCACGGCAGCGCGGCTCCTGCAGTTGGCCAAAGTGCCAGTTTACATGGTGCCGCTAGTAGAGCGGCGGCGACGGGGGGATCGCTGA
- a CDS encoding 5'-nucleotidase: MAKNIDDKLVLAISSRALFDLSESHKVYLSSGVEAYRQYQIEHEDEILAPGDAFPLVEKLLSLNSRLGRARVEVILVSRNSADTGLRVFNSIHHYGLAISRAAFVGGRSPYPYLKAFGCDLFLSTHAEDVRAALDAGFAAATILSGGASRAASDELRIAFDGDAVIFSDESERVYQSGGLEAFQAKERESAREPLRGGPFKGFLAALNLLQREFPDDDCPIRTALVTARSAPAHERVIRTLREWDIRLDESLFLGGLTKSAFLEAFAADVFFDDQAGHCELAREVVATGHVPHGISNEPSV, from the coding sequence ATGGCCAAAAACATCGATGACAAACTGGTGCTGGCGATTTCGTCGCGCGCCTTGTTCGACCTGAGTGAGAGCCACAAGGTTTACCTGTCGAGTGGCGTCGAAGCCTACCGGCAATATCAGATCGAGCACGAAGACGAAATTCTTGCGCCCGGCGATGCCTTCCCGTTGGTGGAAAAACTCCTCAGCCTGAACAGCCGCCTCGGCCGTGCGCGGGTCGAGGTCATTCTGGTTTCGCGCAATAGCGCCGACACCGGATTGCGCGTATTCAACTCGATTCATCATTATGGTCTGGCGATTTCCCGCGCGGCGTTTGTCGGCGGGCGCAGTCCGTATCCGTATCTGAAAGCTTTTGGTTGCGACCTGTTTCTGTCGACGCATGCCGAAGACGTGCGCGCGGCGCTGGACGCCGGTTTCGCCGCAGCAACGATTCTGTCCGGTGGTGCCAGTCGCGCGGCCAGCGACGAATTGCGCATTGCTTTCGACGGTGACGCGGTGATTTTTTCCGACGAGTCGGAGCGCGTTTATCAGTCGGGTGGGCTGGAAGCATTTCAGGCCAAGGAACGCGAATCAGCACGCGAGCCCCTGCGCGGAGGGCCTTTCAAGGGCTTTCTGGCGGCGCTCAATCTGTTGCAGCGCGAGTTTCCCGATGATGACTGCCCGATCCGCACGGCACTGGTCACCGCGCGTTCGGCGCCGGCCCATGAGCGGGTAATCCGTACCTTGCGCGAGTGGGATATTCGTCTCGACGAATCGCTGTTCCTCGGCGGCCTGACCAAATCGGCGTTTCTTGAAGCCTTCGCTGCCGACGTGTTTTTCGACGATCAGGCCGGCCACTGCGAACTCGCCCGCGAAGTCGTTGCCACCGGCCATGTCCCTCACGGAATCAGCAACGAACCGTCGGTCTAA
- a CDS encoding putative 2-dehydropantoate 2-reductase, translated as MMGAVNKPVVGIIGTGAIGGFYGVMLARAGFDVHFLLRSEFSAVAERGLQVNSAVHGPLTLHPAQAYSSAEDMPKCDWLLVGAKTTSNAGLAPSIIQAAKPDAKVLVLQNGLDVEDSLRELLPDSLHLLGGLCLICVHREGPGQVTHQALGAVNVGYHSGPAIDDVARMAIVEEGSGLFRAAGLDSQAMPNLQQARWQKLVWNIPYNGLSVLLGASTTPLMADADSRALIQALMAEVVQGAKACGHDVPPGYADYLFMMTEKMPDYWPSMHHDFLHKRPLELEAIYARPLAAAKAAGCELPRIEALYRNLGFIDRRNV; from the coding sequence ATGATGGGGGCAGTGAATAAACCGGTCGTAGGGATTATCGGCACCGGCGCGATTGGTGGTTTTTACGGGGTGATGCTGGCGCGTGCCGGTTTCGATGTGCACTTTCTGCTGCGCAGCGAGTTTTCGGCAGTGGCTGAGCGCGGCTTGCAGGTGAACAGCGCGGTGCATGGCCCGCTGACGTTGCATCCGGCGCAGGCCTATTCGTCGGCCGAAGACATGCCCAAATGCGACTGGCTGTTGGTGGGTGCCAAAACCACCAGCAACGCCGGCCTGGCCCCGTCGATCATCCAAGCGGCCAAGCCCGATGCGAAAGTGCTGGTCCTGCAAAACGGTCTCGACGTCGAAGACAGCTTGCGTGAGCTGCTCCCTGACTCCTTGCACTTGCTGGGCGGCTTGTGCCTGATTTGCGTACACCGCGAAGGCCCCGGACAAGTCACCCATCAAGCTCTGGGCGCGGTCAATGTTGGTTATCACAGCGGCCCGGCCATTGATGATGTCGCGCGCATGGCAATTGTCGAGGAAGGCTCCGGTCTGTTCCGCGCTGCCGGTCTCGACTCCCAGGCCATGCCCAATCTGCAGCAGGCGCGCTGGCAGAAACTGGTGTGGAATATTCCCTACAACGGACTTTCGGTGTTGCTCGGTGCGAGCACCACACCGCTGATGGCCGATGCCGACAGCCGCGCATTGATTCAGGCGTTGATGGCCGAAGTGGTGCAGGGCGCTAAGGCCTGCGGCCACGACGTGCCGCCGGGATACGCCGACTATCTGTTCATGATGACCGAGAAAATGCCCGACTACTGGCCGAGCATGCACCACGACTTTTTACATAAGCGACCGCTGGAGCTGGAGGCGATCTACGCTCGGCCATTGGCCGCAGCGAAAGCGGCGGGCTGTGAGTTGCCACGCATCGAAGCGCTGTATCGCAATTTAGGTTTTATCGACCGGCGCAACGTTTAA
- a CDS encoding thioredoxin family protein, translating to MSTDSLCRPFDIVSPSIVVESELTDFDADQRLLAMSGVSLVIFTSVGCASCRYAREVLPGLELAIDRLCWIDAGANGGLVERYQVFHLPALFVVRDGEFFGALHTRLTADALNAALAQALGRIAEELP from the coding sequence ATGAGCACAGACTCCCTGTGTCGGCCATTTGACATTGTTTCCCCCAGTATAGTGGTCGAATCCGAACTGACCGATTTCGACGCCGACCAACGGCTGCTGGCGATGAGCGGCGTTTCGCTGGTGATTTTCACCAGTGTCGGTTGCGCCAGTTGCCGTTATGCCCGTGAGGTGTTGCCGGGGCTCGAACTGGCCATCGATCGCCTGTGCTGGATTGATGCCGGCGCCAACGGCGGGTTGGTGGAGCGTTATCAGGTCTTTCATTTGCCGGCGCTGTTTGTGGTGCGCGACGGCGAGTTCTTTGGGGCATTGCACACACGCCTGACAGCCGATGCGCTGAATGCAGCGCTGGCGCAGGCACTGGGTCGAATTGCAGAGGAGTTGCCATGA
- a CDS encoding PilZ domain-containing protein, whose product MGRFIPHPDEVPVELTLLKPECISRQQLHTISLGGIACNYHRAWRHGTALQVRMPTLNADICYPGYVAWCLRRKKGYLVGIAFTDEQTLFSARMGEQVCQIERYCRMHDSHEDLQDIQALALQWVEQHADEFSHDSMRKAFAQPVLD is encoded by the coding sequence ATGGGACGTTTCATTCCTCATCCGGACGAGGTGCCGGTTGAATTAACCTTGCTCAAGCCTGAGTGTATTTCCAGGCAACAGCTGCACACTATCAGCCTCGGCGGCATTGCTTGCAATTACCACCGTGCCTGGCGCCATGGCACCGCCCTGCAAGTACGCATGCCGACACTCAATGCCGACATCTGTTATCCGGGCTATGTCGCGTGGTGCCTGCGACGCAAAAAAGGCTATCTGGTGGGCATCGCGTTTACCGATGAGCAGACGCTGTTCAGCGCGCGAATGGGTGAGCAGGTGTGTCAGATCGAGCGCTACTGCCGCATGCACGACAGCCACGAAGACTTGCAGGATATTCAGGCGCTGGCCCTGCAATGGGTCGAGCAACACGCCGACGAGTTCTCCCACGACAGCATGCGCAAGGCTTTCGCCCAGCCAGTGCTGGACTGA
- a CDS encoding 3-deoxy-7-phosphoheptulonate synthase, with product MADLPINDLNVASNETLITPDQLKRDIPLSDAALRTVTKGREVIRNILDGTDHRLFVVIGPCSIHDIKAAHEYADRLKVLAEEVSDTLYLVMRVYFEKPRTTVGWKGLINDPYLDDSFKIQDGLHIGRQLLLDLAEKGLPTATEALDPISPQYLQDLISWSAIGARTTESQTHREMASGLSSAVGFKNGTDGGLTVAINALQSVSSPHRFLGINQEGGVSIVTTKGNAYGHVVLRGGNGKPNYDSVSVALCEQALNKAKIKPNIMVDCSHANSNKDPALQPLVMENVANQILEGNQSIIGLMVESHLNWGCQAIPKDLADLQYGVSITDACIDWSATENTLRSMHAKLKDVLPKRQRD from the coding sequence ATGGCTGATTTACCGATCAACGACCTAAACGTCGCCTCTAACGAGACCCTGATCACTCCTGATCAGCTCAAGCGTGATATCCCTCTGAGCGACGCCGCCCTGCGCACCGTCACCAAGGGCCGCGAAGTCATTCGCAACATTCTTGATGGCACCGACCACCGTCTGTTCGTAGTGATCGGCCCGTGCTCGATCCACGACATCAAGGCTGCCCACGAATATGCCGATCGCCTGAAGGTGCTGGCGGAGGAAGTCTCCGACACCCTGTATCTGGTCATGCGCGTGTATTTCGAGAAGCCGCGCACCACCGTCGGCTGGAAAGGCCTGATCAACGATCCGTACCTGGACGACTCGTTCAAGATTCAGGACGGCCTGCACATCGGTCGCCAGTTGCTGCTGGATCTGGCTGAAAAAGGCCTGCCAACCGCCACCGAAGCCCTCGACCCGATCTCCCCGCAGTATCTGCAGGACCTGATCAGCTGGTCGGCGATCGGCGCGCGTACCACCGAATCGCAGACGCACCGGGAAATGGCTTCCGGCCTGTCCTCGGCGGTCGGCTTCAAGAACGGCACTGACGGCGGCCTGACGGTGGCGATCAACGCCTTGCAGTCAGTCTCCAGCCCGCATCGCTTCCTCGGCATCAACCAGGAAGGTGGCGTGTCGATCGTCACTACCAAAGGCAACGCCTACGGTCACGTGGTGCTGCGCGGTGGTAATGGCAAGCCGAACTACGATTCGGTCAGCGTTGCCCTGTGCGAGCAGGCGCTGAACAAAGCGAAGATCAAGCCGAACATCATGGTCGATTGCAGCCACGCCAACTCCAACAAAGACCCGGCCCTGCAACCGCTGGTGATGGAGAACGTTGCCAACCAGATCCTCGAAGGCAACCAGTCGATCATCGGCCTGATGGTCGAGAGTCATTTGAACTGGGGTTGCCAGGCGATTCCCAAAGACCTCGCCGACCTGCAATACGGCGTGTCGATCACCGATGCCTGCATCGACTGGTCTGCCACCGAGAACACCCTGCGCAGCATGCACGCCAAGCTCAAGGATGTTCTGCCGAAACGCCAGCGCGACTGA
- a CDS encoding GNAT family N-acetyltransferase translates to MSEALSIHHDQAGHQFETNVDGHRAYLTYMDLGKQTLDIYRTFVPNALRGRGIAAALTESALQYAEEMGYTVIPSCSYVERYMERHQRRAAKI, encoded by the coding sequence ATGAGCGAGGCGTTGTCCATCCACCATGACCAGGCTGGTCATCAGTTCGAGACCAATGTGGACGGTCATCGTGCCTACCTGACCTATATGGATCTGGGGAAACAGACCCTGGATATCTATCGCACGTTCGTGCCCAACGCCCTGCGTGGCCGTGGCATTGCTGCAGCGCTGACCGAGAGCGCGTTGCAGTACGCCGAAGAAATGGGCTACACGGTGATTCCGTCGTGCTCCTACGTCGAGCGCTACATGGAACGTCATCAGCGCCGCGCCGCCAAGATCTGA